Proteins encoded in a region of the Halostella limicola genome:
- a CDS encoding DUF5802 family protein, which yields MFEEFSSGYYFGRLYVEPFDGDRALMQREQHERVNEQLYASGEGVERLDAPLVMKLDNRHFPVHGEEGVPSDTLAVPEDLLDDGLRSPPTLREVLLAKADRATQLLRLSGGVGFDPAAGT from the coding sequence ATGTTCGAGGAGTTCTCCAGCGGCTACTACTTCGGACGGCTCTACGTGGAGCCGTTCGACGGGGACCGCGCGCTCATGCAGCGCGAACAGCACGAGCGCGTCAACGAGCAACTGTACGCGAGCGGCGAAGGCGTCGAGCGCCTCGACGCGCCGCTCGTGATGAAACTCGACAACCGGCACTTCCCGGTACACGGGGAGGAGGGCGTTCCCTCCGACACGCTCGCCGTCCCCGAGGATCTGCTCGACGACGGGCTCCGAAGTCCGCCGACGCTCCGCGAGGTGCTGCTCGCGAAGGCGGACCGGGCCACGCAGTTGCTCCGCCTCTCCGGCGGCGTCGGCTTCGATCCCGCGGCGGGCACCTGA
- a CDS encoding metalloregulator ArsR/SmtB family transcription factor yields MDSAALLDLLGNENRRRILRLLSRKPCYVTEISEYLGVSPKAVIEHLRKLEEAGLVESHTDDQRRKYFHIARNVRLEVNVSPYGFGAKSAYPTSKSLDITTCRYLSVDVESRSDDEVSNGDADDPEALAAELAELEDLENELSLAQRWVQGRMTDLLDRIAEATDEDVDSRLSADVLRCLADGPREVGDLADAVDAPPELVEETLAAMSEDGLVRRVDDGWTLG; encoded by the coding sequence ATGGATTCTGCCGCACTGCTCGACCTCCTGGGCAACGAGAACCGCAGGCGAATCCTGCGGTTGCTCTCGCGGAAACCCTGTTACGTGACCGAGATCAGCGAGTACCTCGGCGTGAGCCCCAAGGCCGTCATCGAGCACCTGCGGAAGCTAGAAGAGGCCGGACTGGTCGAGAGCCACACGGACGACCAGCGCCGGAAGTACTTCCACATCGCCCGGAACGTCCGCCTGGAGGTGAACGTCTCGCCGTACGGCTTCGGGGCGAAAAGCGCCTACCCGACGAGCAAGAGCCTCGACATCACCACGTGTCGCTACCTCTCGGTCGACGTCGAGTCGCGCTCGGACGACGAGGTGTCGAACGGGGACGCCGACGACCCGGAGGCGCTCGCGGCGGAGCTCGCGGAGCTGGAGGACCTGGAGAACGAGCTCTCGCTCGCCCAGCGTTGGGTTCAGGGCCGGATGACCGACCTGCTCGACCGCATCGCCGAGGCGACCGACGAGGACGTCGACAGCCGCCTCTCGGCGGACGTCCTGCGGTGTCTCGCGGACGGCCCCCGCGAGGTCGGCGACCTCGCCGACGCCGTCGACGCGCCGCCGGAACTGGTCGAGGAGACGCTGGCCGCGATGTCGGAGGACGGGCTGGTCCGGCGGGTCGACGACGGGTGGACGCTCGGCTGA
- a CDS encoding DUF456 domain-containing protein — protein sequence MSERTDQLTRSGEERGVDEPLDGVERDSVDGGLETVAERGDETGGVRRWFSPRFFLLSAVLLAVALVGGSTVPVFGRPLGLFVVAFALGLVSEERRYAEVGLAGVAVGGVGSLLRNAVLTLTGVGLPLVVVSAVIGGVAALAGVYFGRDLRDGLTREI from the coding sequence ATGAGCGAACGCACCGACCAGCTCACCAGATCGGGCGAGGAGCGCGGCGTCGACGAGCCGCTCGACGGCGTCGAGCGCGACTCGGTCGACGGTGGGCTGGAGACCGTGGCGGAACGAGGGGACGAAACCGGGGGCGTCCGACGGTGGTTCTCGCCGCGGTTCTTCCTCCTCTCGGCGGTCCTGCTCGCCGTCGCGCTCGTCGGCGGGTCCACGGTCCCGGTGTTCGGCCGCCCGCTCGGCCTGTTCGTCGTCGCCTTCGCCCTGGGCCTGGTCAGCGAGGAGCGCCGGTACGCGGAGGTCGGACTCGCCGGCGTCGCCGTCGGCGGCGTCGGCTCCCTGCTCCGCAACGCCGTCCTGACGCTGACCGGCGTGGGCCTTCCGCTCGTCGTGGTGAGCGCCGTCATCGGGGGCGTCGCCGCGCTAGCGGGGGTCTACTTCGGCCGCGACCTCCGCGACGGTCTCACCCGGGAGATATAG
- the gatD gene encoding Glu-tRNA(Gln) amidotransferase subunit GatD codes for MNAGDRVRVERADQTHEGVLLPSTTQDHLVVKLDGGYNVGIDREGAEVDVLESDVYEIEEGGGEESSEVEFDEDLPTISLISTGGTIASTVDYRTGAVTAQFDAEDVLRAVPDLAGLANYRGRVVANILSENMTPDVWRDLAEAVHEEIEAGADGVVVMHGTDTMQFTASALSFMLDTPVPIVFTGSQRSADRPSSDNVMNAVCAVEAAKADAAEVMVCMHESESDDACALHRGTRVRKNHTSRRDAFETVGAEPLGRVDYETRGVSFRRDYRERGEADLSLAPELDPDVELLKFTPGMDPAYLDVAEGKSGLVIEGTGLGHVHTDLVPRIEELVEDGTTVVMTSQCLEGRVCDRVYDTGRDLLEAGVVEAGDTLPGTAKVKLMWALENAADPETAMAEPLSGELTERSVPWE; via the coding sequence ATGAACGCAGGCGACCGGGTCCGCGTCGAGCGCGCGGACCAGACTCACGAGGGCGTGTTGCTCCCGTCGACGACGCAGGACCACCTCGTCGTCAAGCTCGACGGCGGGTACAACGTCGGGATCGACCGCGAGGGCGCCGAGGTCGACGTGCTGGAGTCAGACGTGTACGAGATCGAGGAGGGCGGCGGCGAGGAGTCTTCCGAGGTCGAGTTCGACGAGGACCTCCCCACGATCTCGCTTATCAGCACCGGCGGCACCATCGCGTCGACCGTCGACTACCGGACCGGCGCGGTGACCGCGCAGTTCGACGCCGAGGACGTGCTCCGGGCCGTGCCGGACCTCGCGGGGCTGGCGAACTACCGCGGCCGGGTCGTCGCCAACATCCTCTCGGAGAACATGACGCCGGACGTCTGGCGCGACCTCGCCGAGGCCGTCCACGAGGAGATCGAGGCGGGCGCGGACGGCGTCGTCGTCATGCACGGCACCGACACGATGCAGTTCACCGCGTCGGCGCTCTCGTTCATGCTCGACACGCCGGTGCCGATCGTGTTCACGGGGAGCCAGCGCTCGGCCGACCGGCCCTCCTCGGACAACGTGATGAACGCCGTCTGCGCCGTCGAGGCCGCGAAGGCCGACGCGGCGGAGGTCATGGTCTGCATGCACGAGAGCGAGAGCGACGACGCCTGCGCGCTCCACCGCGGCACCCGGGTGCGGAAGAACCACACCTCCCGGCGCGACGCCTTCGAGACGGTCGGCGCGGAGCCGCTCGGCCGGGTCGACTACGAGACGCGGGGGGTCTCGTTCCGCCGGGACTACCGGGAGCGCGGCGAGGCCGACCTCTCGCTGGCCCCGGAGCTCGACCCCGACGTGGAGCTGCTGAAGTTCACGCCCGGGATGGACCCGGCGTACTTAGACGTCGCGGAGGGCAAGTCTGGCCTGGTGATCGAGGGCACCGGCCTCGGCCACGTCCACACCGACCTCGTCCCGCGGATCGAGGAACTGGTCGAGGACGGGACGACGGTCGTCATGACCAGCCAGTGCCTCGAAGGGCGGGTCTGCGACCGCGTCTACGACACCGGGCGCGACCTGCTTGAGGCGGGCGTCGTCGAGGCCGGCGACACCCTCCCCGGCACGGCGAAGGTGAAGCTGATGTGGGCGCTCGAGAACGCCGCGGACCCCGAGACGGCGATGGCGGAGCCGCTTTCCGGCGAACTCACCGAACGGTCGGTGCCATGGGAGTGA
- a CDS encoding Vms1/Ankzf1 family peptidyl-tRNA hydrolase, whose product MLDELLGRAALKDRIDELEAEKESLERQLEAESERRADAASARQDAEERVNRLEDRIAELEDRVERAGGDADGDGLDFSGVDKVRGDRLAEVLSRLDSVATDQEGALTAAVDDEVPDAVREAVGDRAALVDRAAPCVVCADDAGLVSVALDPPVAPEPFATWGDGFRLDREWFLPTGEFALALVRADLFALGEYDGRERVATTTFESDVKSKHSKGGFSQARFERLRDEQIADHLDRCRAALADRDADRLILAGDRRVIDELDADATATAAVDATGDPEDALDEAFYDVWTTALYRL is encoded by the coding sequence ATGCTCGACGAGTTGCTGGGCCGAGCGGCGCTGAAAGACCGCATCGACGAGCTAGAGGCCGAGAAAGAGAGTCTGGAGCGCCAGCTGGAGGCGGAGTCCGAGCGCCGCGCCGACGCTGCCAGCGCCCGCCAGGACGCCGAGGAGCGGGTCAACCGACTCGAGGACCGGATCGCCGAACTCGAGGACCGGGTCGAGCGGGCGGGCGGCGACGCGGACGGCGACGGCCTCGACTTCAGCGGCGTCGACAAGGTGCGGGGCGACCGCCTCGCGGAGGTGCTCTCGCGGCTCGACAGCGTCGCCACCGACCAGGAGGGCGCGCTGACCGCGGCGGTCGACGACGAGGTGCCCGACGCGGTCCGCGAGGCCGTCGGCGACCGCGCGGCGCTGGTCGACCGCGCCGCCCCCTGCGTCGTCTGCGCCGACGACGCCGGCCTCGTCTCCGTCGCGCTCGACCCGCCCGTCGCCCCCGAACCGTTCGCCACGTGGGGCGACGGGTTCCGCCTCGACCGGGAGTGGTTCCTACCGACCGGCGAGTTCGCGCTCGCGCTGGTCCGGGCCGACCTGTTCGCGCTCGGCGAGTACGACGGCCGGGAGCGAGTCGCGACGACGACGTTCGAGAGCGACGTGAAGAGCAAGCACTCGAAGGGCGGCTTCTCGCAGGCCCGCTTCGAGCGCCTGCGCGACGAGCAGATCGCCGACCACCTCGACCGCTGCCGGGCGGCGCTCGCAGACCGCGACGCCGACCGGCTGATCCTCGCCGGCGACCGGCGCGTGATCGACGAACTCGACGCCGACGCGACCGCGACCGCCGCGGTCGACGCCACCGGCGACCCCGAGGACGCGCTGGACGAGGCGTTCTACGACGTCTGGACGACGGCGCTGTACCGGCTCTGA
- a CDS encoding alpha/beta fold hydrolase: MEMNHVRRGSGRPLLLVHGLGGSWRTWGPVLDELAAEREVIAVDLPGHGETAPLPGEASIDTLADAVASFLTAQDLEGVDVVGNSMGGRLVLELARRGEVGATVALDPGGFWEGWERYFFYATLAPSIRLVRLLQPVMGRLMNSAAGRTLLLAQLSARPWDLPADVALEEMRTFADSPSFDELLRRLAFGPGQPGTDSAPGPIVIGWGREDRVTLPRQAKRAANRFPNARLHWFEGCGHYPHWDAPDEAARLILASTARDARSEAESN, translated from the coding sequence ATGGAGATGAATCACGTACGGCGGGGATCGGGAAGACCGTTGCTTCTCGTTCACGGACTGGGCGGGAGCTGGCGGACGTGGGGACCCGTGCTCGACGAACTGGCCGCCGAACGCGAGGTGATCGCGGTCGACCTCCCTGGCCACGGCGAGACGGCGCCGTTACCCGGCGAAGCCTCTATCGACACGCTCGCCGATGCCGTCGCGTCGTTCCTGACGGCGCAGGACCTCGAAGGGGTCGACGTGGTCGGGAACTCGATGGGCGGCCGACTCGTGCTCGAACTCGCGCGGCGGGGCGAGGTCGGCGCCACCGTCGCGCTCGACCCCGGCGGGTTCTGGGAGGGGTGGGAGCGGTACTTCTTCTACGCGACGCTCGCCCCCTCGATCCGGCTCGTTCGCCTGCTCCAGCCCGTGATGGGGCGGCTCATGAACAGCGCCGCGGGTCGCACCCTGCTCCTGGCTCAGCTGTCGGCCCGCCCGTGGGACCTCCCCGCCGACGTCGCGCTCGAAGAGATGCGGACGTTCGCGGACTCGCCGTCCTTCGACGAACTGCTGCGTCGGCTGGCCTTCGGCCCCGGCCAGCCGGGCACTGACTCCGCTCCCGGCCCCATCGTGATCGGGTGGGGTCGCGAGGACCGGGTGACGCTGCCCAGGCAGGCGAAGCGAGCCGCGAACCGGTTCCCTAACGCCCGGCTGCACTGGTTCGAGGGGTGCGGTCACTACCCTCACTGGGACGCCCCCGACGAGGCCGCCCGGTTGATCCTCGCGAGCACCGCCCGCGACGCGAGGAGCGAAGCTGAGTCGAACTGA
- a CDS encoding helix-turn-helix domain-containing protein, which translates to MSIIADITVPPEEFVLAHALAAVPDATVEIERVAATSEERVTPYFWVACDDLDAFDEALREDDTAGNVRVLETSERERLYRVDWHAPEDGVLFALRGSLGTVLNAEANGGWHVRMLFPDEDALSTFNEHCEESHLSFDVDRLFYPDDPSEYEEDPVTEDQREALVAALEAGYFDVPRAVTLADVADDLGISSNALSSRLRRGHANLVRYSLADGPEGSVKGA; encoded by the coding sequence ATGAGCATCATCGCCGACATCACCGTGCCGCCGGAGGAGTTCGTGCTGGCGCACGCGCTGGCCGCGGTTCCGGACGCTACGGTGGAGATAGAACGGGTCGCCGCGACGAGCGAGGAGCGCGTGACCCCGTACTTCTGGGTGGCGTGCGACGACCTCGACGCGTTCGACGAGGCGCTTCGAGAGGACGACACGGCGGGGAACGTCCGCGTGCTGGAGACGAGCGAGCGCGAGCGCCTCTACCGCGTGGACTGGCACGCGCCGGAAGACGGCGTGCTGTTCGCGCTCCGCGGGTCGCTCGGGACGGTCCTGAACGCCGAGGCGAACGGCGGCTGGCACGTGCGGATGCTGTTTCCGGACGAGGACGCGCTCTCGACGTTCAACGAGCACTGCGAGGAGTCGCACCTCTCCTTCGACGTCGACCGGCTCTTCTACCCGGACGACCCCTCAGAGTACGAAGAGGACCCCGTGACCGAGGACCAGCGAGAGGCGCTGGTCGCCGCGCTGGAGGCGGGCTACTTCGACGTACCGCGCGCGGTGACGCTCGCGGACGTGGCCGACGATCTCGGCATCTCGTCGAACGCGCTGTCCTCCCGGCTTCGGCGGGGCCACGCGAACCTCGTCCGGTACTCGCTCGCGGATGGGCCGGAGGGATCAGTTAAAGGAGCGTGA
- a CDS encoding GNAT family N-acetyltransferase: MGVSGLTIRPARSGDYDDVVAFTSDTWADREGSDYIPRIYHDWIEGPDGGDRRRTLVAEDDEAVVGIAQAVLLSDHEAWCQGMRVAPSHRGEGVSTRITHALFDWARDRGAAVARNMVFSWNVAGLGQSRATGFAPATEFRWARPEPDPDAEPGAAISEDPDDAWAYWARSDARDRLRGLTLSFEETWAMRELTREDLRHAADETAVFAVRDDGTRGTAYRVRDYERENEDGEVEHHVEYGVGAWEDLAACRDLLAAVRRDAGELGADDVRVLIPETVRHVSDVAAARTPVSDEPDFVMAADLTAERR; the protein is encoded by the coding sequence ATGGGAGTGAGCGGGCTGACGATCAGACCGGCGCGGAGCGGCGACTACGACGACGTCGTCGCGTTCACGAGCGACACCTGGGCGGACCGTGAGGGGAGCGACTACATCCCCCGCATCTACCACGACTGGATCGAGGGCCCCGACGGCGGCGACCGGCGGCGGACGCTGGTCGCCGAGGACGACGAGGCCGTCGTCGGCATCGCGCAGGCCGTCCTGCTGTCCGACCACGAGGCGTGGTGTCAGGGGATGCGCGTCGCCCCGTCCCACCGCGGCGAGGGCGTGAGTACGCGGATAACGCACGCCCTGTTCGACTGGGCGCGGGACCGCGGCGCCGCCGTCGCGCGGAACATGGTGTTCTCGTGGAACGTCGCCGGCCTCGGCCAGTCCCGCGCGACCGGGTTCGCCCCCGCGACGGAGTTCCGGTGGGCCCGTCCCGAACCGGACCCCGACGCCGAGCCCGGCGCGGCGATCAGCGAGGACCCGGACGACGCCTGGGCCTACTGGGCACGGAGCGACGCGCGCGACCGCCTGCGCGGCCTGACGCTCTCGTTCGAGGAGACGTGGGCGATGCGGGAGCTGACCCGGGAGGACCTGCGTCACGCCGCCGACGAGACGGCCGTTTTCGCCGTGCGGGACGACGGCACGCGCGGGACGGCCTACCGCGTCCGCGACTACGAGCGGGAGAACGAGGACGGCGAGGTCGAGCACCACGTCGAGTACGGCGTCGGCGCGTGGGAGGACCTCGCCGCCTGTCGCGACCTGCTGGCCGCGGTCCGCCGGGACGCCGGCGAACTGGGTGCCGACGACGTCCGCGTCCTGATACCGGAGACGGTCCGGCACGTCAGCGACGTGGCGGCGGCCCGGACGCCGGTCTCCGACGAGCCGGACTTCGTCATGGCGGCTGACCTGACCGCCGAGCGCCGCTGA
- a CDS encoding DUF1611 domain-containing protein has protein sequence MRIAILAHEKFPDRAKTALGVLRYGDYDVAAVLDRDAAGTRVSDHVPDVQDAPVVASMDDVGEVDALLIGIAPIGGEFEESWRPDVRAALERGCDVVSGLHYFLAEDEEFARLADENGCELQDVRKPPADLSVADGVARDVDAEVILTVGTDCSVGKMTATMELAQAARERGHDAAVIPTGQTGIMIEGWGNPIDRVISDFTAGAVEEMIVEKGDDHDYLFVEGQGSIVHPAYSAVTCGILHGSMPDKMVLCHVAGREAIHGYESFALPDLPAYVDLYESLAGTVHESEVVAGALNTMTVDDDAAAAEAVDAYADALGLPASDVIRFDEDAVLEAIL, from the coding sequence ATGCGAATCGCCATTCTCGCGCACGAGAAGTTCCCCGACCGCGCCAAGACGGCGCTCGGCGTCCTGCGGTACGGCGACTACGACGTGGCCGCGGTGCTCGACCGCGACGCCGCCGGCACGCGGGTGTCGGACCACGTCCCGGACGTGCAGGACGCGCCGGTCGTCGCCTCGATGGACGACGTCGGCGAGGTCGACGCCCTGTTGATCGGCATCGCGCCCATCGGCGGCGAGTTCGAGGAGTCCTGGCGGCCGGACGTTCGAGCGGCGCTCGAACGCGGCTGCGACGTGGTCTCCGGGCTCCACTACTTCCTCGCGGAGGACGAGGAGTTCGCCCGCCTGGCGGACGAGAACGGCTGTGAACTTCAGGACGTCCGCAAGCCGCCGGCGGACCTGAGCGTGGCCGACGGCGTCGCCCGCGACGTCGACGCGGAGGTGATCCTCACCGTCGGCACCGACTGCTCGGTCGGCAAGATGACGGCGACGATGGAGCTGGCGCAGGCCGCGCGGGAGAGGGGCCACGACGCCGCCGTGATCCCGACGGGCCAGACCGGCATCATGATCGAGGGGTGGGGGAACCCCATCGACCGCGTCATCAGCGACTTCACGGCCGGCGCGGTCGAGGAGATGATAGTCGAGAAGGGCGACGACCACGACTACCTGTTCGTCGAGGGGCAGGGGAGCATCGTCCACCCCGCGTACTCTGCCGTCACCTGCGGCATCCTCCACGGCTCGATGCCCGACAAGATGGTGCTGTGTCACGTCGCCGGCCGCGAGGCCATCCACGGTTACGAGTCGTTCGCTCTGCCCGACCTCCCCGCGTACGTCGACCTCTACGAGTCGCTCGCCGGAACCGTCCACGAGAGCGAGGTCGTCGCCGGCGCGCTGAACACGATGACGGTCGACGACGACGCGGCCGCCGCCGAGGCGGTCGACGCGTACGCCGACGCGCTCGGCCTCCCGGCGTCCGACGTGATCCGGTTCGACGAGGACGCGGTGCTGGAGGCGATACTGTGA
- a CDS encoding dipeptide epimerase: protein MTLSASFERLELPLETPFTISRGTQTVSENVVVRIEDGEGRVGVGGAAPSAHYGETAATVEAVLPDLLAAVEAVGDPHQLERIERRMRETVRDNPAARCAVSVALHDLVAKRADLPLYRYWGLDPAESVKTSFTIGLDDTDRMREKTEDAVAAGHDVLKVKLGTGRDEEIVDAVRSAAPDARVRVDANEAWTPKQAVRMSETLAEYGVEFVEQPVPAENPEGLRFVYERSALPVAADESCVTLADVPRVADRTDIVTIKLMKCGGLLEAKRMIHAARAEGLEVMLGCMVESDASIAAGAHLAPLLDYADLDGSLLLGDDPYEGVPMSGGDIDLGAVDRPGTGARRT, encoded by the coding sequence GTGACGCTCTCGGCGTCGTTCGAGCGTCTGGAGCTCCCGCTGGAGACGCCGTTCACCATCTCTCGCGGGACCCAGACCGTCTCGGAGAACGTCGTCGTCCGGATCGAGGACGGAGAGGGTCGGGTCGGCGTCGGCGGCGCCGCGCCCTCTGCCCACTACGGCGAGACCGCGGCCACCGTCGAGGCGGTGCTGCCGGACCTGCTCGCCGCGGTCGAGGCGGTCGGCGACCCCCACCAGCTCGAACGGATCGAGCGCCGGATGCGCGAGACCGTGCGCGACAACCCCGCTGCCCGCTGCGCGGTGAGCGTCGCGCTCCACGACCTCGTCGCGAAGCGCGCGGACCTGCCGCTGTACCGGTACTGGGGGCTCGACCCGGCGGAGTCCGTGAAAACGTCGTTCACCATCGGTCTCGACGACACCGACCGGATGCGCGAGAAGACCGAAGACGCGGTCGCGGCGGGCCACGACGTGCTGAAGGTCAAACTCGGCACCGGCCGCGACGAGGAGATCGTCGACGCCGTGCGCTCCGCCGCGCCGGACGCCCGGGTCCGCGTCGACGCCAACGAGGCGTGGACGCCGAAGCAGGCCGTGCGGATGAGCGAGACGCTCGCGGAGTACGGCGTGGAGTTCGTCGAACAGCCCGTTCCGGCGGAGAACCCGGAGGGGCTGCGGTTCGTCTACGAGCGCTCGGCGCTCCCGGTCGCGGCCGACGAGTCCTGCGTGACCCTCGCGGACGTGCCGCGGGTCGCCGACCGCACCGACATCGTGACGATCAAGCTGATGAAGTGCGGCGGCCTGCTGGAGGCGAAACGCATGATCCACGCGGCGCGTGCCGAGGGGCTGGAAGTGATGCTCGGCTGCATGGTCGAGAGCGACGCCTCCATCGCGGCGGGCGCGCATCTCGCCCCCCTGCTCGACTACGCCGACCTCGACGGGTCGCTCCTCCTCGGCGACGACCCGTACGAGGGCGTCCCGATGTCGGGCGGCGACATCGACCTCGGCGCGGTCGACCGGCCCGGGACGGGCGCGCGGCGAACGTAA
- a CDS encoding HalOD1 output domain-containing protein, producing the protein MTEAPFSSRSSDGRTWTRDPADHPTPTDAVLSALADAAAREKIDLPPLYDSVDPEALDAVVGGPGSAAVQFEHVGFLVTASGDEVVVQRADGDR; encoded by the coding sequence ATGACCGAAGCACCGTTTTCGTCACGCAGTTCGGACGGCCGGACGTGGACGCGGGACCCGGCGGACCACCCGACTCCGACCGACGCCGTCCTCTCGGCGCTCGCCGACGCGGCCGCTCGCGAGAAGATCGACCTCCCGCCGCTGTACGACAGCGTCGACCCCGAGGCCCTCGACGCGGTCGTCGGCGGACCGGGGTCGGCGGCCGTGCAGTTCGAGCACGTCGGCTTTCTGGTGACCGCCTCCGGCGACGAGGTCGTCGTCCAGCGAGCGGACGGCGACCGGTGA
- a CDS encoding threonyl-tRNA synthetase editing domain-containing protein: MRLLFVHADRAAFEATTTADEASAERDVPLSGELDDCVAAFVAVEAEDGGAPDAAADGAVDEVRAAADRLNADRVALYPSPVLSDDAADAETTASVLERVEAALADREVLRAPAGWHLAFDVSCKGHPLSAFARRVHPARESGSRPPSDWTLLTVDGERRDPEAANPDLDEGLRAVVEREAASDEEVDRGDAGGDGRRWRAAADRLADWGLASSDGPTDDPRWTPRGTVVRDCLRALVDDLAADVGAAPVETPHLVDPGVRDVRVREGVGGGDRYRAEAGDRRRRLRATACAVHCSLLREAIADADDLPVSLYERDGQTFRRATGGGPDEATLPEIRTAVADGPAALEAFERHAMLVRDGTAALGLDCEYVLRATRAFRDANAAWIETIPEALGAPLLLEVLPDPRGDWVAKLDAVATAGDGPTVTLGTVALDDETAERFGVTYADGDGERSPALVHCSPVGSLTESIGALLAAADDRDPPRLPTWIAPTQVRLIPVGEDHVDRCSAVAERLRDAGVRADVDDRAATVGERIARADADRAPYRAVVGDRELARESLPVAERATGRESAMTVGELEAAVREAVDGFPAPRPRTPTLFGDGPKIPGS; the protein is encoded by the coding sequence ATGCGACTGCTGTTCGTCCACGCGGACCGCGCGGCGTTCGAGGCCACCACGACCGCCGACGAGGCGAGCGCGGAGCGGGACGTTCCCCTCTCCGGCGAGCTGGACGACTGCGTCGCCGCGTTCGTCGCCGTCGAGGCTGAGGACGGGGGCGCGCCCGACGCGGCGGCCGACGGCGCGGTGGACGAGGTCCGGGCCGCCGCCGACCGCCTCAACGCCGACCGGGTCGCGCTCTACCCGAGCCCGGTCCTGAGCGACGACGCGGCGGACGCGGAGACGACGGCGTCGGTGCTCGAACGCGTCGAGGCGGCCCTCGCCGACCGCGAGGTGCTCCGCGCGCCGGCCGGGTGGCACCTGGCGTTCGACGTCTCCTGCAAGGGTCATCCGCTGTCGGCGTTCGCCCGGCGCGTGCACCCGGCACGCGAGAGCGGCTCGCGGCCGCCGAGCGACTGGACGCTCCTGACCGTCGACGGCGAACGCCGGGACCCGGAGGCAGCGAACCCGGACCTCGACGAGGGGCTCCGGGCCGTCGTCGAGCGGGAGGCGGCGAGCGACGAAGAGGTGGACCGCGGGGACGCCGGCGGCGACGGTCGACGGTGGCGCGCCGCCGCGGACCGCCTCGCCGACTGGGGACTCGCGTCCTCCGACGGCCCGACCGACGACCCGCGCTGGACGCCGCGGGGGACGGTGGTCAGGGACTGCTTGCGGGCGCTCGTCGACGACCTCGCCGCCGACGTCGGCGCAGCGCCCGTCGAGACGCCGCACCTCGTCGACCCCGGCGTTCGGGACGTTCGCGTCCGGGAGGGAGTCGGAGGCGGGGACCGGTACCGGGCCGAGGCGGGCGACCGGCGGCGGCGCCTCCGCGCCACGGCCTGCGCCGTCCACTGCTCGCTCCTGCGCGAGGCGATCGCGGACGCCGACGACCTGCCCGTCAGCCTCTACGAGCGCGACGGACAGACGTTCCGGCGGGCGACCGGTGGCGGGCCTGACGAGGCGACCCTACCGGAGATTCGCACCGCCGTCGCCGACGGGCCGGCCGCACTGGAGGCCTTCGAGCGCCACGCGATGCTGGTCCGGGACGGGACGGCGGCCCTCGGTCTGGACTGCGAGTACGTCCTCCGGGCGACGCGGGCGTTCCGCGACGCGAACGCGGCGTGGATCGAAACGATCCCCGAAGCGCTCGGCGCGCCCTTGCTCCTCGAAGTCCTCCCCGACCCCCGGGGAGACTGGGTCGCGAAGCTCGACGCCGTGGCGACCGCGGGCGACGGACCGACCGTCACCCTCGGGACGGTCGCGCTCGACGACGAGACCGCCGAGCGCTTCGGCGTGACCTACGCGGACGGCGACGGGGAACGCTCGCCGGCGCTCGTCCACTGCTCGCCGGTGGGGAGCCTGACGGAGTCGATCGGGGCCCTGCTGGCCGCCGCTGACGACCGCGACCCGCCCCGACTGCCGACCTGGATCGCGCCGACGCAGGTCCGGCTGATCCCGGTCGGCGAGGACCACGTCGACCGCTGTTCGGCGGTCGCGGAGCGCCTCCGCGACGCGGGCGTCCGCGCCGACGTGGACGACCGGGCGGCGACCGTCGGGGAGCGCATCGCCCGTGCCGACGCCGACCGCGCGCCGTACCGGGCGGTCGTCGGCGACCGTGAACTGGCGCGGGAGAGCCTGCCGGTCGCGGAGCGCGCGACCGGGCGCGAATCGGCGATGACGGTCGGCGAACTCGAAGCGGCGGTCCGCGAGGCGGTCGACGGCTTCCCGGCGCCGCGGCCACGGACGCCGACGCTGTTCGGGGACGGACCGAAAATCCCCGGCAGTTAG